In Bacillus solimangrovi, a single genomic region encodes these proteins:
- a CDS encoding helix-turn-helix domain-containing protein, with amino-acid sequence MEQMSMAQKKVFDAVVELSEELSYSPTFREIAERAGLKSQSTVYGHMKKLEEKGFVEWDKSKPRILKIVDTI; translated from the coding sequence ATGGAGCAAATGAGTATGGCACAGAAGAAAGTTTTTGATGCAGTAGTTGAGTTATCTGAGGAATTAAGTTATTCTCCAACGTTTAGAGAAATTGCGGAGAGAGCAGGTTTGAAATCGCAATCCACTGTTTATGGACATATGAAAAAACTTGAGGAAAAAGGTTTTGTCGAATGGGATAAAAGTAAACCGAGGATATTAAAAATAGTAGATACTATCTAG